A genomic window from Lotus japonicus ecotype B-129 chromosome 1, LjGifu_v1.2 includes:
- the LOC130731245 gene encoding uncharacterized protein LOC130731245 gives MACSTTTTPPLSFHLRTPLKPTTTNNLHFPKTLFSSTKLKRSKLTINSIDISNEDTPAPISSEQPDSESLDQNLDKRRLEEKFAVLNTGIYECRSCGYKYDESVGDPSYPIPPGFPFEKLPDDWRCPTCGAALSFFESKSVEIAGFAENQQYGLGGNSLTSGQKTLLIYGTLLAFFALFLSGYFLQ, from the coding sequence ATGGCTTGCTCCACCACCACAACGCCACCGTTATCCTTCCACCTCCGAACCCCTCtcaaacccaccaccaccaacaacctCCATTTCCCCAAAACCCTGTTCTCTTCCACCAAACTCAAACGCTCAAAGCTCACCATAAACTCCATCGACATCTCAAACGAAGACACGCCAGCACCCATCAGTTCAGAACAGCCCGATTCAGAGTCTCTAGATCAGAACCTGGACAAGCGTCGATTGGAAGAGAAGTTTGCGGTGCTCAACACCGGAATCTACGAGTGCCGTTCGTGCGGGTACAAGTACGATGAGTCTGTCGGTGACCCTTCGTATCCCATTCCACCTGGTTTCCCGTTCGAGAAGCTTCCAGATGATTGGCGCTGCCCCACTTGCGGCGCGGCGCTGAGCTTCTTCGAGAGCAAGAGTGTTGAGATTGCTGGGTTTGCAGAGAATCAGCAATATGGGCTTGGTGGAAACTCACTCACTTCTGGTCAGAAGACTTTGCTTATATATGGAACTCTCTTGGCTTTCTTTGCGCTTTTTCTCAGTGGCTACTTCCTACAATAG
- the LOC130731243 gene encoding probable transcription factor At5g28040 — protein sequence MASEQHDTVFPQQDMDDDDEDSHEDEEYDDDVLPDDDESEPSPPASSALAVTVAVPSSSISNGATTTVPIQSSAATTIVTPYSDPKRHRTEPIEEKKPPPPPDDSRRLFQRLWTDEDEMELLQGFLDYTTQRGSSNQTDTALFYDQIKSKLQLDFNKSQLVEKIRRLKKKYRNVVNRISSGKDFSFKTAHDQATFEVSRKIWGNVTPIAATDDMIAVDDDEINLNPAPNPNPNHNFSSPVLKYEVIFGNSTEKKTRKRSRPSPAIKSVEKRELNLNDGAACSKDRNVTTAATTNAASDNCDSGNGNVAGLIEETVKSCLSPLLKELVAGAMRGPFGARGLSPVGLMNLGFGELVDEKWRKQQILELEVYSKRLELVQDQVKATMEELRSSGGGGGGGV from the coding sequence ATGGCGTCTGAGCAACACGACACCGTTTTCCCCCAACAAGACATGGACGACGACGACGAGGATTCTCACGAGGACGAGGAATACGACGACGATGTTCTGCCTGACGACGATGAAAGCGAACCTTCTCCCCCCGCCTCCTCCGCCCTCGCCGTCACCGTCGCCGTCCCCAGCTCCTCCATCTCCAACggagccaccaccaccgtcccAATTCAATCCTCCGCCGCGACCACAATCGTCACCCCCTACTCCGATCCGAAACGCCACCGCACGGAGCCAATCGAAGAGAAAAAACCCCCTCCTCCTCCGGACGACTCGCGGCGGCTGTTTCAGCGGTTATGGACCGACGAGGACGAGATGGAGCTCCTTCAGGGCTTCCTCGACTACACCACGCAGCGAGGATCCTCTAACCAAACCGACACCGCTCTGTTCTACGATCAAATCAAGTCGAAGCTCCAGCTCGATTTCAACAAGAGCCAGCTCGTCGAGAAGATCcgaaggttgaagaagaagtacCGGAACGTTGTCAACAGAATCAGCTCCGGCAAGGATTTTTCCTTCAAGACCGCTCACGATCAAGCCACCTTCGAAGTCTCACGCAAGATCTGGGGCAACGTAACCCCAATCGCCGCCACCGATGACATGATCGCCGTTGACGATGACGAAATCAACCTCAACCCAGCCCCTAACCCTAATCCTAATCACAATTTCAGCTCCCCGGTGCTCAAGTACGAGGTGATTTTCGGGAATTCGACGGAGAAGAAGACGCGGAAGCGGTCACGGCCTTCACCGGCGATCAAGAGCGTTGAGAAGCGTGAATTGAACTTGAACGATGGAGCAGCGTGTAGCAAGGACCGTAACGTTACCACTGCAGCTACCACTAACGCTGCTAGTGATAATTGTGACAGTGGGAATGGGAACGTAGCGGGTTTGATTGAAGAGACGGTGAAGAGTTGTTTGTCGCCGTTGTTGAAGGAGCTGGTGGCCGGAGCAATGAGGGGGCCGTTTGGGGCGAGAGGGTTGAGTCCGGTGGGGTTGATGAATTTGGGGTTTGGGGAATTGGTGGATGAGAAATGGAGGAAGCAACAGATATTGGAATTGGAAGTGTACTCAAAGAGGTTGGAGCTGGTTCAGGATCAGGTCAAGGCTACTATGGAGGAGCTGCGGtcaagtggtggtggtggtggaggaggggtATGA
- the LOC130731248 gene encoding uncharacterized protein LOC130731248, protein MPTTLLLYPNPLHLKWKHQLPLQPPHHHRTHHHTFFPKPYKFTSIQLPAAARNTIKCLSSQTPTPKSTLEALATKLWNFFRKPAVAAVLVGLLLMYDPNSAALAASGGRVGGRSFSSSSSSSSRSYSVPNPSPGFSYSAPYYGPSPFSGGFYMGPAVGVGVGAGSSFFLILVGFAAFILVSGFLSDRSEGSVLTAAEKTTVLKLQVGLLGMGRSLQKDLNRIAQVADTSSPEGLNYVLTETTLALLRHPDYCISAYSSVDVKRSIEDGEKRFNQLSIEERGKFDEETLVNVNNIKRQSTRSQRANGFSNEYIVITILAAAEGEHKLPSINGSGNLKDALQKLGSIPSSRLLAVEVLWTPQNENDTLSERELLEDYPLLRPL, encoded by the exons ATGCCCACCACCTTGTTACTCTACCCTAACCCCTTACACCTTAAATGGAAACACCAATTGCCTCTTCAACCACCACACCACCACCGCACTCACCACCACACCTTCTTCCCAAAACCCTACAAATTCACATCAATACAACTCCCCGCCGCCGCACGCAACACCATCAAATGCCTCTCATCGCAAACGCCCACCCCCAAATCCACTCTCGAGGCTCTCGCCACCAAACTCTGGAACTTTTTCCGGAAACCCGCCGTCGCTGCGGTCCTAGTAGGGCTGCTCTTGATGTACGATCCTAACTCCGCCGCGTTAGCGGCATCTGGAGGTCGAGTTGGTGGGAGATcgttctcttcttcatcttcttcttcgtcGAGGAGTTATTCAGTGCCGAATCCATCGCCGGGATTCTCTTACTCGGCGCCGTATTACGGGCCTTCTCCGTTCAGTGGTGGGTTTTACATGGGGCCTGCTGTTGGGGTCGGAGTGGGTGCTGGCTCAAGCTTCTTTCTCATCTTGGTGGGATTTGCTGCTTTTATTTTGGTTTCTGGGTTTCTTTCGGATCGTTCTGAAGGTAGTGTGCTCACTGCTGCTGAAAAAACCACCGTGCTTAAGCTTCAG GTTGGGTTATTGGGGATGGGTCGCTCACTTCAAAAGGATCTGAATAGGATTGCACAAGTTGCAGATACATCATCCCCAGAAGGTTTGAATTATGTATTGACAG AGACGACACTGGCTTTGCTTCGGCATCCTGATTACTGTATCTCGGCATATTCATCT GTGGATGTAAAACGGAGTATAGAAGATGGGGAGAAACGTTTTAATCAACTTTCAATTGAAGAGCGGGGAAAATTTGATGAAGAGACACTGGTCAATGTTAATAACATAAAGAGGCAAAGCACAAGAAGCCAGAGAGCGAATGGGTTCAGCAATGAATACATAGTG ATAACAATCTTGGCAGCTGCCGAAGGAGAACATAAACTTCCTAGCATCAATGGGAGTGGAAACTTGAAGGATGCTTTACAGAAACTTGGATCCATTCCTTCAAGCAGATTATTG GCCGTTGAGGTGTTATGGACCCCACAGAATGAGAATGATACTCTCTCCGAACGGGAGTTACTTGAAGACTACCCACTTTTGCGGCCTCTGTAA
- the LOC130731249 gene encoding uncharacterized protein LOC130731249 isoform X2, translated as MGCSQTKIMCYTRSTKTEKVQRSKKRQQFMKDAVLAVNKFAAAHSSYANCLVKTGSALTDFAAQFPTTFMEPFIEEEGEEDGEEENMPQLQTKEEVSRHVKGKLSIVEVKESVSVVEDLGDHFVKASKVAEEVSRLLEGTGLDCHSKFTDIDMRGHVPDETFAMILNKLLAWENKFCQELKVSI; from the exons ATGGGTTGCTCACAAACCAAGATCATGTGCTACACCCGAAGCACCAAAACTGAGAAGGTGCAACGTTCCAAGAAACGCCAGCAGTTCATGAAGGATGCGGTTTTGGCCGTTAACAAGTTCGCTGCCGCACACTCTTCCTACGCCAACTGCCTCGTCAAGACCGGTTCTGCCCTCACCGACTTCGCCGCCCAGTTCCCTACCACATTCATGGAGCCATTCATTGAGGAGGAGGGGGAGGAAGACGGTGAAGAAGAAAACATGCCTCAATTGCAGACGAAGGAGGAGGTGTCTCGTCATGTGAAGGGGAAACTTTCAATTGTGGAAGTGAAAGAGAGTGTGAGTGTCGTTGAGGATCTAGGTGATCACTTTGTGAAAGCTTCAAAGGTTGCTGAAGAGGTTTCAAGGTTGCTTGAGGGTACTGGCCTCGATTGTCATTCCAAATTCACTGATATTGATATGAGAG GACACGTTCCTGATGAAACTTTTGCTATGATCTTGAATAAGTTGCTAGCATGGGAAAATAAATTTTGTCAAGAACTGAAGGTAAGCATATGA
- the LOC130731249 gene encoding uncharacterized protein LOC130731249 isoform X1: protein MGCSQTKIMCYTRSTKTEKVQRSKKRQQFMKDAVLAVNKFAAAHSSYANCLVKTGSALTDFAAQFPTTFMEPFIEEEGEEDGEEENMPQLQTKEEVSRHVKGKLSIVEVKESVSVVEDLGDHFVKASKVAEEVSRLLEGTGLDCHSKFTDIDMRASRACSSGCGLHSCGWDCICFWFWVGKLLTSILVLLVC, encoded by the exons ATGGGTTGCTCACAAACCAAGATCATGTGCTACACCCGAAGCACCAAAACTGAGAAGGTGCAACGTTCCAAGAAACGCCAGCAGTTCATGAAGGATGCGGTTTTGGCCGTTAACAAGTTCGCTGCCGCACACTCTTCCTACGCCAACTGCCTCGTCAAGACCGGTTCTGCCCTCACCGACTTCGCCGCCCAGTTCCCTACCACATTCATGGAGCCATTCATTGAGGAGGAGGGGGAGGAAGACGGTGAAGAAGAAAACATGCCTCAATTGCAGACGAAGGAGGAGGTGTCTCGTCATGTGAAGGGGAAACTTTCAATTGTGGAAGTGAAAGAGAGTGTGAGTGTCGTTGAGGATCTAGGTGATCACTTTGTGAAAGCTTCAAAGGTTGCTGAAGAGGTTTCAAGGTTGCTTGAGGGTACTGGCCTCGATTGTCATTCCAAATTCACTGATATTGATATGAGAG CCTCTCGTGCTTGTTCTTCTGGCTGCGGGTTGCACTCATGTGGGTGGGATTGTATCTGTTTTTGGTTCTGGGTGGGAAAGCTACTTACTAGCATACTGGTTCTATTGGTGTGCTGA
- the LOC130726917 gene encoding uncharacterized protein LOC130726917, which produces MATMWKIMETHHEQQSKIAMLLRHVDSFQSPVEATRHKHNHDKTRKLLVVLREWLSQFDILMNNQKKCIMALNNQLEMRDEISESLPIQVLLQAWHCRLEKLPQQYVRTTIANFAAEIDSILQEQDKEMVLKRKCEVTIYEYAEKISRQLTEWEKKYEERLEVLGPNMVDHPHELVREIQLMKIKLVAAKEDYGRQCLHVTQKSLSSLQTHLPKLFKAMSDFSLKSSMMYNELADL; this is translated from the coding sequence ATGGCCACCATGTGGAAAATCATGGAGACTCACCATGAGCAGCAGTCAAAGATTGCGATGTTACTGAGACATGTAGATAGTTTCCAGTCTCCCGTAGAAGCAACGAGACACAAGCACAATCATGATAAAACACGCAAGTTGCTTGTTGTTTTGCGAGAGTGGCTGTCACAATTTGACATTTTGATGAACAATCAAAAGAAGTGCATAATGGCCCTGAACAACCAACTAGAAATGAGGGATGAGATTTCTGAAAGCCTTCCCATACAAGTTCTTCTTCAAGCTTGGCATTGTCGTTTAGAGAAACTTCCTCAACAGTATGTCAGGACAACCATAGCCAACTTTGCTGCTGAGATAGATAGTATTCTCCAAGAGCAAGATAAAGAGATGGTTCTCAAGAGAAAATGTGAGGTGACAATTTATGAATATGCCGAGAAAATTAGTAGGCAATTAACGGAGTGGGAGAAAAAGTATGAGGAAAGACTAGAGGTGTTAGGCCCAAACATGGTAGATCATCCTCATGAGCTTGTTAGAGAGATCCAACTAATGAAGATCAAGTTGGTTGCAGCGAAAGAAGATTATGGAAGGCAGTGTCTACACGTGACCCAAAAATCATTGAGTAGTCTTCAAACTCACTTGCCAAAGCTCTTTAAGGCAATGTCAGATTTTTCTCTTAAGAGTTCCATGATGTACAATGAATTAGCAGATTTGTGA